In the Populus nigra chromosome 2, ddPopNigr1.1, whole genome shotgun sequence genome, GGCCCATTTACAGTGTCAATTCTCTGTTGGAAGGAATTCTCAAATGGCTATCCGTGTTGGGATGAACAATAAGCAAAGCGGCCAGATCTCCATCAAGACAAACAGCTCGGAACTGCAAGCTGCACTTATTGTTATTGTGCCAATTGCAGTGTCCATCCTTCGGAGTATTTATCCTGGTTCTAACGCAGGAAGCTCAAATAAGCTAGATTATTAAGTCCTTTTTTCCAGTTTAACTAGTGCTTTTAGTCATCAGCTGAGTTTTGATAGGAAAATAAACATTCAGCAAAGGCGATTCACTGTCTCACATATAATTATGATTGCAACATCTTTGTTTAGTCTGCTggactttttatatatttttgcagGTTTCCCAGGTTGTTAACATCATGAGATGAAGCCTACGTATAGTGCTTTATTAAGTGGCTTGATGCTTcttttgattcttgtttttgctGGTTATCTTAATTAACCTGTTAAAGAGCATATAGGCAGGTGAAACACAAAATGAAAAGGACttgattattgtaattttttcttacaGTGATTTACTGATGTATATTTAGCGCCAGCGAagtttattcatgttttaattCCAGCTAACTATTTGTATAATGTACTGTATTGCACTTTGGATTCAGATGGACATGCAAGTGTCTTTATGATATGATGGTTAATTGGTCCTCCATGTTGCAGTTTAGATCTTTGAAAATGCGAGGCTCCACGTATCTGGAGGGGCACTTGGTGGTGGTTGCATGGTGGAAGATACATCAAGCATTGCAGGTAAATTCTAAGTTTGCTGGCATGCAGCCGCAACAGTTGGTGACTTGATATTTACTTACGGTGGTTGATGTGGCGGTATGGGATGATCCTACTTCCATAACAATTGCTGCATTGGTTTACCGAGTTTTCCCCAATCTCCTGGGTACAGAATCAGCCTCCTTGCATTGTTTTTCCAGCTACATTGATGTTCCAACAAGTGTTTGGTTAGATGCTGTTTTATACGAGGTATGATTAGCACAAATATATcagcctccttttttttttatttttttttattaatttagatatCTAAACTAACTTGTGTATATTTCGATTAATCTCACGAgttctaaagttaacgatcatgtaatgTAAGTCTCTAATAGCTTTGAGAGAATTCAAACCCATAATTATTGAGAAGCAAACTTAAAATCTGACCAGCTGAATTATCTTTTAGGTtgacttctaatttttttttatcattaagatCATTGTTGATGAATCCAAGAGCACAActactatttttgttttttttaaggtccATAGCTATATGTTCCTCGGATGCTTTTTGTTCACCATCCATGTCTTctccaatttattttatgaCCAAGCTGGGGATTGAAAATTTTGCCCCATGTCTGTATCCTTGGCATTTAAGCATGTATGTCTTCATTAACAACTGCTCAGTTTTTTTTGGCACAATTTTCACATCAATTCATATTTTAGGAGTCCCTCTTTTTTCCCTACATGTATGAGGTTACATGCCCATGTTGTCATGACAAAAAAACTCCTCGTGGATTAGTATGTTAGCTCGTAGTGCATGAAATTAAGCAATTgattttcatcaataaaaaagaagaagctaaaacTGAAACTGAAGGGATATTAACTGTATATTTATCATATAGCCTTTAGTGCCgggcttgatttttttagaagcttttttgttttttcaatttatttattattattattattatcaagttgATTGAGAggaattaaatcttttaaaaaaacataaaatattattaaaataaaaaaataattgacatgTGCACGTGGGAAACACCCATAACCCTTAAGTGGGGCATGCATGCAACTCCTCTTAatggttaaaaatacttttctgcAATGTCAATAAAATTGTCATGATCTCTTCCTCATGTTAGCGTGATTTGTGAAGGTTGTGGTTGGATGAATTGTCACCAATGGagcttctttctctctcttttttttataaaaaataataattttaatttgtgatatattattattttttaatttagtccttatttttttttatttttttctctaatccttttatacaatttttatttatttttaatttatcatttgattcaaatttatgatatattattttttttcaattcggtccttattattttgttaaagtgatttttctttttaatttcactatttgataaaaaaaatttataattgttctttaatttatttatttttatttcaattttgatccccttccttttaattattatttttttttattttgatcattttgtataattgaatttcttttttcaatcttatcctttttaacatttgattggttAAAGATTGAACATTCGTAATTGTTTAATGTATGGTGCTTGCAGTCTAATAACTCTGGTAATGGGTTTGGAAAGttaacatgagttttttttattgttttatttttttgatttcatcgtTCGACAttgtctttttaataaaaaaaggctatgcgattttctttcattttattttctattgagttatcctgatctcattaTCTAAGTTACGAGTTTAATAGATTAACTTGGATTAAGTTGTCCCTCATTACCCATGTTATATGTTTATCATGCTAATTCATGTTGACTGTAGtggtttttttaacaatttttttactcaGTTTTATccctttatatttaattgattgcaAATTAAactacactatttttttttttgaagaaagggttttttttcaagttgtcatgaacacttttttttttttaaaattgatttatttttttttattttttatctaattaaaataaaattaatttatttaaccgAATCAAATCTATAACTCaaattatagaatttttttaaaatgccagtatataaatactattttctataaaaaataatacagccCGTCAATATACAGCACATGCCAATCTTTAGTTGATTtactaaaaagaaaactttttcCTTCTTACCATAAAGCACGAgagaatacaaaataaataattaaattaataaatcagaCATGTATTAGCATATGCCAAAACAACAACATGAGTAAagttttaaccaaattaaataaatcaaattgaattttttcaaaatacaatttGAGTCAAAACACATGTGAATAGATTAAAAATCTTGCCAATTAGTAGCTAAAACTTTGTGATTGATGTTTATGaaaattgattaatattttttaaaaattaattttaaaaatccgtGCAAACACAGCCCAAATCAGGGCCTTAATCGACGTGCAAACTGTTTCGAGAATGTCTTCTACTGTCAGGGGAAAAAAACATGGAGCTTGAGGGAAATGACTGAAGATGAGGAATTTTTTTACTGTATGCAGGTTGAACTGAGAAGAGATACTTCTGTTTCTAGCCCTAGGGTgtccaagaaaacaaaacccattaaaaaacacaaaggcTGTGTAGTTTTTGGTTTCATTTATCCACAAATTTATCTCCAATCTTCCATTCCTAGCCTCATAAAAACAGTAGTAAAGTCTACAAATGTAACCTCACATGAGCTAACAAATATCCCTTATCAAAACACAAATCCTCTTTACATGCAAGCTCTTCAATATTCACTCTTAACAAAAGCCAAAAGCTACAGGACCATAATCCAATCATTTTTCCTAATTAAGAAGGTATGTATGATGTAAACACTCACTCTCGTTTTTTCCCATCATGCTTTGCTCCATGTTTAGCTTATTCTTGGTTTCACTTTTCATGCTGCTTGTAATGTTGGGAgataagagagaagaaaaaaaaggaactttTGTTGTTGGGTGTATTTTGTTGTTCGAGGtttcggttttggttttggttttggtttgttgCGCACCATTTGCTTGGTAAAATGTCACAGAGGGGGTTTGCGTGGATatttgaattgattaaattggTAAAGGGTTTTGCTCGAGGATAGGTTGGAGAGGTTGTTGTGTGTTACACGTGAGCCCAGATAAGGTTAAGTATTGGAAATTTCTGTTTCACAGTTGATTGTTTTGAGAGTTTTATGAGATATTTTGCAATCTTTTGGAATTTTTGTGTTGCTACTACAAATTTTAAGAAGTTACAAGTTGAGGTTTTGTGACTTAGCTTTTGTCTGATTCTTGGAAAGATAACCCAGAAAACTGTAACCATGGAGGAACTGGTAACCATAAGTTTTCCCcccttttttaagaaaatataaattatccatctaaaaagatgagaaaagttgcaggaaaaaataaaatttttaaaagaaccaTTGTGCTTGGACACCACTCCCTTTAGTTAAGTATCGGGAGGAGCATGCTTGAATTTTATCCAAGATTCAGCTAAATCAGATGTAGCTGCCCTCACCACGAAGGCAAAGAGAGGAGcaagatataataaataattctaaaacaaaGTTGGTTGGTACCTCCATCTTTTCTTTGAATAAGATGAAGCGTTGGACCTTTTGATTTTAAAGAGTTGCAGCATAGAATGCAATTGATATATTGCATTACCATgaaattatctttgttttccATAGTTTTGATTTCTCGTTCTTCCTTTGTCAAAGGATTCGCCACGAAGTCGCACAATGATCTGTTGACATGATGTATATGAGTTTAGTAACATTTTTGTGTTAtttcaaatatgtttattttattaccaACTTGTATATTCTGCTTATGTATGCCATGAGAGTTTCCCAGGGTCGATTAATTTATCTTGGATATGTGAAAAGTTGATGAGCTATCAAGAATAAGATAGAAATTTCTTAGTTCGATGAagttcttatttgtttttttggtatgggaaaataaaaataatttcaaggaTATAGTTGCTTCATGTCTGTTTTCCAGCAAGGGTCATGTTGTTTCATCACAGGTTCATGTTGATGACATAAAAAGTTACTTTCTGGTGATGATCCAGGGATTCGATAGCTGGGGCTTCAGAAGAAAATATAATGAGTGAATTGGAGCAACGATTAGCCTTCTCTTGTCCTTCACGGACTGAGGTTTCTCATGATCATTCACTGAAAATTGATGAGAAGATTACCGCAGACTCAGATGAAGAAGCAGACACAGTTCAGGAGCAAATGGGAAAGGAATTAGTTGATTCTCCTCCAGCTGCCAGGGTATCTCATGATTATTCAAACCAGCTGATTATTGCAGATCCAGATGAAGAAGCAGACATAGTTAAggagaaaaacagagaggaaTCATTTGATTCTCCTCCAAGGAGAATTGATGAGCAGAATATTGCGGCTGCTGGGGTATCTCATGATTATTCAAACCAGCAGATTATTGCAGATCCAGATGAAGAAGCAGACATAGTCACTGAGAAAAGCAGAGAGGAAACATTTAATTCTCCTCTAAGGAGAATAGACGAGCAGATTATTGCACCTGCTGGGGCATCTCATGATTATTCAAACCAGCAGATTACTGCAGATCTAGATGAAGAAGCGGGCatggttaaggagaaaagcagAGAGGAATTATTTGATTCTCCTTCAGGGAGAATTAACGAGCAGATTATTGCAGCTGCTGGGGTATCTCGTGAATTTTCAAACCAGCAGATTACTGCAGATCCAGATGAAGAAACGGACATAATTAAGGAGAAAAGCAGAGAGGAATCATTTGATTCTCCTTCAGGGAGATTTGACGAGCAGATTGTTACAGATGCAGATGaagaaggaaaaatagttaCAGAAAAAATGGGAAATGAATTATTTGATTCTCCTTCATGGGCTGATATTTCTCATGATTGTTCACGTAGAACTAATGAGCAAATCATAACTGACTCAGATGAGGATGCAGACATAGTTGAGGAGCAAATGGGAAGGGAATTAGCAGACATGGTTGAAGAGCAAATGGAAAAGGAACTGTTTGATTCTCTTTCAGGATTGGAGGTTTCCCATGATCATTCACAGAGTATTCATGAGCAGATTATTGCAGACTCAGATGAAGAAGCGGATTCTATCAGTGAACAAATTGGAGAGGAATTATTTGATGCTTCTTCAGGTAGAATTGATGGCCAGGTTATTACAGACTCGGATGAAGAAGGAGACATGGACACAGAGCAAATAGCAAATGACTTGTTAGAGTCAGATGCATTGGCTGCTCTTTTGAAAGCAGCAAGTAGTGCTGGTATGGATGGAGGCAGAGTTGCAATAACCTCTGCTGATGGTTCCAGGGTATTTTCTCTAGAACGTCTTGTTGGTTCAGATTCCCCATTTCGAATTGTGAGACCTGCTCCGCTGTCTGAAACAGTCGAGGATGTAGCAAAGAATGATTTGAATGAAGAAGATAAGAAGGTGATTGAGAAGATACAGCAAATCGCTGTGAAGTTCTTGAGGCTTGTCCAGCGACTTGGACAATCTCCTGAAGATTCCATAGTTGCACAGGTGTTACACAGGCTGGTCGTGGCTACAAGGGCACATGTTAATCAAGAGTTCAGCCTTGAAAATGCCGAGAAAATGGCCATGCAGCTTGAAGCTGAGGGGAAAGATGATTTAGACTTCTCTTTGAGCATTTTGGTTCTTGGGAAAACTGGAGTGGGAAAGAGTGCGACCATTAATTCTATTTTTGGTGAGAAGAAAGTTGAGATCAATGCATTTGAGCCTGCCACAACTATGTTGAAGGAAGTTGTTGGAATTGTAGATGGGGTTAAAATCCGAATTATTGACACACCAGGTCTCAGGTCCTCTGTGAAGGAAGAAGCTATCAACCGGAAAATACTAGCATCTATAAAAACCTCAATAAACAAGTTCCCTCCAGATGTTATCCTATATACTGATCGGCTAGATACCCACTCACTAGATCTCAATGATTTACCGATGTTAAGATTGCTTACCAAATCTCTCACTTCATCAATATGGAAAAATTCTGTTGTCACTCTGACCCATGCCACTTCTCCTCCTCCTGATGGACCATCCGGGTCTCCCCTAAGTTTCGAGATGTTTGTTGGTCAACGATCCCATGCTATTCAGCAAGCCATCAGCCAAGCAGTTGGTGATCTGCGTCTGATACATCCAAGAATGATGCATCCAGTGTCACTTGTTGAGAACCATCCACTGTGCCAGAAGAATGAAAACAGTGAATATATCCTTCCAAATGGACAAAGTTGGAGACCACAATTATTACTGCTATGTTATTCATTGAAGATTTTATCGGAAGCAAGTTCTATAGCCAAGCCTCGAGATCCTTTTGATCACAAGAAGCCTTTTGGTTTCCGTCTCCGCTCTTTACCTTTACCCCACCTGGTGTCTTCTCTATTGCAGTCTCGCCCTCATCCTAAACTCACTGCTGATCAGGGAGGAGACGACATTGACTCTGATATTGACATGGTGGATCTATCAGATTCTGATGAAGAAATTGAGGATGAATATGACCAGCTTCCACCATTCAAGCCTTTGAAGAAATCTCATGTTGCGAAGCTcacaaaagaacaaaagaaagctTATTTGGAGGAGTACGATTATCGGGTGAAACTCCTTCAAAAGAAGCAGTGGCGAGAAGAGGTGAAAATGTTGAAGGGGATGAAGAAGAAAGGCAAAGATGGTTATGATGGCATTGGTGAAGATGTGGACCAGGAAGATGTTGGTCCTGCCACTGTTCCGGTTGCTATGCCTGACTTTGTCCTCCCACCCTCCTTTGACAGTGACAATCCTTCTTACAGGTATCGAGCATTGGAGCCCACTTCTCAGTTTCTTATGAGGCCAGTTCTGGACTCCCATGGGTGGGATCATGATTGTGGGTACGATGGTGTTAGCCTTGAAAGAAATCTTGCTGTTGGGGGTCAGTTTCCAGGTGCATTTGCAGTTCAAATCACAAAAGACAAGAAAGACTTTAATATCCACTTAGATTCTTCAGTTTGTGCCAAGCATGGAGAAAATGGATCAACGATGGCAGGATTTGATATTCAGAATGTTGGAAGGCAGCTTGCCTACATCCTGAGAAGTGAAACcaaattcaaaaatttcaagatgaacAAAACGTCGGCTGGGATATCCTTCACTGTGTTGGGGGAGAATGTAGCCACTGGACTCAAAATTGAGGATCAGATTGCTGTTGCAAAGCGCTTGGCTTTGGTAGGAGCTGCTGGTGCTGTGAGATCTGGAGGCGATACAGCATATGGAGCCAACTTTGAAGTGTGTCTCAAGAGTAAGGATTTCCCTGTAGAGAAGGATCAATCCACATTAGGTTTGTCCTTGATGAAGTGGAGGGGTGATTTGGGTCTGATGGCCAACTTGCAGTCTCAGTTCTCCATTGGTCGGAATTCCAAAATGGCTGTTCGTGTTGGAATGAACAATAAGCGAAGTGGGCAGGTCACCATCAAGACAAGCAGCTCAGAAATGCAAGTTGCCCTCATCGCTATTGTTCCAATCGTAACATCCCTCTTGAGGAGTATCTATAATGGTTATGCTGCAAGCAACTCACACACATTAGACTACTAGGTACTTTTTTCCATATACCGTTATTTGTTAGAACTTCAATTTTGAGAGGGTAGACATCTAGCAAAAAGATAGTCAAAGTCTCACATGTCAgaatgattatgattatgattatagCAGCTTTATCCAGTCTGCAGGACATTCaatttaaatctatattttttggcTGAGCTCTTAAATAATGAGCTGAATCCTTCTCGTTTTGTTCCTTGAATTGGTTCGTTGGTTCTTTCGATTCTTAGTTTTAATGTTCTTGCTGTCAATCACATATCCAGGTGAAAAGCAAAGCAGCAAGAAAAAGGGATTTTTGGTTGCTATTTTTTGTTTACGAGGAAAAAGTACGggtgattgtttttttgtttgatttagtttttacttaaaatacaactaaattgaaaaaaaaaaaacgaaaactAAACCGAAATCAATTTCAACTTACtggttttgatttaatttagttattttcagtcaaaaattgaaaaacctatATTGTAACAGAATGCTAAAATACTATGCTAGTATTTAGCTAAGCAATGCAACAAAACTTAGGGGAGAGAAATAATGTTAAGTACAGaggggtaaaaaaattaaaaattgattaaactgaaaaaactaaaaaaaaaatgaatcatgaaaaaaaattgattagaatatttaaaaaaatattcaatttgattcagTTTTGATTTCATAAGTTTGAAACcgaaaaaccaaaccgaaccgaaaaaataaaaaaaccgaaccgaaaccaagctcattaaaaaagtaaaaaaaaccttaaaaaaatagtatattttttgatttttaatataaaataaccgaaccaaATAGAACATAACCAAAACTGGTCGGttaggttttgatttttaatataaaataaccgaaccaaaaccggtcagtttcatttttttttgtattttacaaaatttcagtttggttgtttttataggtaaaaaccGATCCgaatcgaaaatgatcacccttaATGACAAGGTAATGAAAAAAGTGCTTTAAAAGATTCTCATCAAAcatgttatattattatgttcTGTTTAATTATCATTGTTCATTCTATTATTATGTTCTGTTTAATTGTCATTGTTCATTCATTCATCCTAAAGAGTTTTTGTTTCATGCTAGCTTTATTGTGTCTTAAGATTGTGTAAATTGATCTTGCACCAACTGGTTTCAGAGCATTAGGCTTCATAATCAAAGTATAGAACCAAATACTTGTTCTTAAGATCTGAAAAGAGTGAAAGACAAGATTGATGAATCCATTACAACTATTAATaggaattattataaaaaacatgacAAGGTTGTGTAACTTTTAGAAGTATATGGACAACAGTTAGAAGAATCTAAGATCAATAATGAAATTGGATTTGAGAAAATTGATCTTAGGCTAGAGAAGCTTCAAGAATTACTAGGGGATCTTACCTGCCATCAAagtccaagaaaataaaagtcacAAGCTAATATTGGTGAAACTAGTGCCTTTCACAACAATCAAGAATGCCATCATAATGAATGTGCTTCTAAAAGCTATGGAGCTACTGATAGGAGTTATTATTCTTACAAGGTACATAAACCTAAATGAGATTTATCAAGTTTTGATGGGGAAGATGTTCATAAATGGATTTATAAGTGTAATCAATActttgagattgaaaaaattgatgaaaataagAAACTCGAACTAGGCTCTTATTGTTTGGATGGAATGATCTTTATTGACACCAAAACTTGATATGGAGTAAGGAGGACTGAAGGTTGCATGAAGTGAATATGTATAGGCTATTTAGCAATAGGTTCGATAGGAAGTATGATCCTTTTGAATAACCGATGAAACTGAAACAAAAAGGATATTTGAAGACATACATTAgggattttgatattttgtggaACAGGATAAATGTGGGGGAGAAGCAAGCACTGGTAATCTTTATTGGGGATTTGGAAATAGAGATTAAAAACCCTATGAAGATGTTTAAACCTAAGCAACTAAAACAAGCCTACAACTTAGCTAGACTTCATGTTAATACCCTATCTTATAAGAGAAACCACCCTCACACTACTAAACAGACAACCTACCCCCATTTACTCAATATCTCAAATCACACAACAACACCACTTATCGAATTCCTTTAATTCTCAAAATGCCACAAAACATAATATCATTACCCCTAATCTAGCTCTCAAGAATCTGACAAATATCCTAGCCCAAAGCAACACCAACAAGATAATCAACAGACCTTCCAAAAGTTTTAAAAGTAGGGAGTTTGATGATAGAAAGGCGGAGGGCTTGTGTTTTTGGTGCGATGATAAATTTGTACCTAGTCATAAgtgtaaaaacaaaaggttataCTTTTTGTATGTGATTGAAGATGAAGGTGACATTGATGGGGAGCGTGTAGAGGAAAAAAAGGATAATTATGatcatataagtccatataTACATATGCTATTAAAGGAAGCATTGGTGGCCACATATTGAGGGTGACTGATAAGGTGGACAAATAACATATTTACATCATGATAGATTCATGAAGCACACataaatttattagtttttatgatTGATAATAAACTACAATATCAATTAAATGGCATAAAGCCAATTACAGTGGAAGTTGTTAATGATAAGAAGATGACTTGCAGTGCTGTATATAAGAACTTctagtgaaaaatacaaagtgTCCAGTTTGTAGTAGATGTGTTTGTTGTAGAACTAACTAATTATGATACGATATTAGGAATACAATGGTTGGCCTTACTTTATGATGTCTCATGCAACTATAAGAATATGTGGATGTCTTTTAACTAGAAGGGGCAGCTAGTCTTGTTAAAAAAGGACAATCCTACTTAGCTACAAACCATTAGATTCGATCAACTTAATGGTTTGTTAGACAGTGCTAATCATATAACAAGTGCTAGCTTGTGTAGTTTGAGAATACTAAAGAAGGAAATATGAAGCTTTTGTGCTATAATTGCCACTTTATCACC is a window encoding:
- the LOC133682239 gene encoding translocase of chloroplast 159, chloroplastic-like, producing MSELEQRLAFSCPSRTEVSHDHSLKIDEKITADSDEEADTVQEQMGKELVDSPPAARVSHDYSNQLIIADPDEEADIVKEKNREESFDSPPRRIDEQNIAAAGVSHDYSNQQIIADPDEEADIVTEKSREETFNSPLRRIDEQIIAPAGASHDYSNQQITADLDEEAGMVKEKSREELFDSPSGRINEQIIAAAGVSREFSNQQITADPDEETDIIKEKSREESFDSPSGRFDEQIVTDADEEGKIVTEKMGNELFDSPSWADISHDCSRRTNEQIITDSDEDADIVEEQMGRELADMVEEQMEKELFDSLSGLEVSHDHSQSIHEQIIADSDEEADSISEQIGEELFDASSGRIDGQVITDSDEEGDMDTEQIANDLLESDALAALLKAASSAGMDGGRVAITSADGSRVFSLERLVGSDSPFRIVRPAPLSETVEDVAKNDLNEEDKKVIEKIQQIAVKFLRLVQRLGQSPEDSIVAQVLHRLVVATRAHVNQEFSLENAEKMAMQLEAEGKDDLDFSLSILVLGKTGVGKSATINSIFGEKKVEINAFEPATTMLKEVVGIVDGVKIRIIDTPGLRSSVKEEAINRKILASIKTSINKFPPDVILYTDRLDTHSLDLNDLPMLRLLTKSLTSSIWKNSVVTLTHATSPPPDGPSGSPLSFEMFVGQRSHAIQQAISQAVGDLRLIHPRMMHPVSLVENHPLCQKNENSEYILPNGQSWRPQLLLLCYSLKILSEASSIAKPRDPFDHKKPFGFRLRSLPLPHLVSSLLQSRPHPKLTADQGGDDIDSDIDMVDLSDSDEEIEDEYDQLPPFKPLKKSHVAKLTKEQKKAYLEEYDYRVKLLQKKQWREEVKMLKGMKKKGKDGYDGIGEDVDQEDVGPATVPVAMPDFVLPPSFDSDNPSYRYRALEPTSQFLMRPVLDSHGWDHDCGYDGVSLERNLAVGGQFPGAFAVQITKDKKDFNIHLDSSVCAKHGENGSTMAGFDIQNVGRQLAYILRSETKFKNFKMNKTSAGISFTVLGENVATGLKIEDQIAVAKRLALVGAAGAVRSGGDTAYGANFEVCLKSKDFPVEKDQSTLGLSLMKWRGDLGLMANLQSQFSIGRNSKMAVRVGMNNKRSGQVTIKTSSSEMQVALIAIVPIVTSLLRSIYNGYAASNSHTLDY